CAGTCGCCTATACGGTTTGCATGCTCAGCCTTGTTGAAGCATTTCCCACTCCCCATACAATTGTTCCAATCTCTCTTTCGCAGCCTGATACGCCTGACTGGTGGCCTGGGCGCGATTCGGGTCGTTAAAAACTTCTGGTCGGCACAGATCGGCTTCCAGTGAAGCGATCTCCGCTTCCGTCTGTTCGATTTGCCGCTCTACCTGTTCGATCCGCTGCAGCCGTTTCCTTTCTTCCCGCTGCCGCTGGCGTTCCGCTTGCCGCTGCCGTTCCCGCTCTTCTTTTGACAAGCTGCCGTGTGGGGAAGCGGGCGACCGCTCGCCAGGCGGCGGAACGGATGCGGCCTGGCCGGTTGTCGGGTGGTGAGTCGGGTCAGGTTCCGGCAGTAGTCCGGATTGCCGCATGGCGGCCAGCTCTGATTTTTTCTCCAGGTAGTCGTCGTAGTTGCCGAGGAAGGAAGCGAGCCCCTTCTCCGTCAACTCGATGATCCGTGTCGCGATCCGGTTCAAAAAATAGCGATCATGCGAAATGAACAGAAGCGTGCCCGGATAGTCGTCGAGGGCGACTTCCAGCATCTCTTTCGACAGCAGGTCGAGGTGGTTGGTCGGCTCATCGAGCAGCATAAAATTCGCTTGCAGCAGCATCAACTTGGCCAAAGCGACGCGGCTTCGTTCGCCGCCCGAGAGGGAAGCGACGGGCTTTAGCACTTCATCGCCGGAGAACAGAAAATGGCCGAGCACCGTCCGAATCCGGGTGTGGTCGAGCTTGGGAAACGCGTCCCATACCTCGTCCAAAACCGTTTTGTGCGGCGACAGATCCTCTTGTTCCTGCGTATAATAGCCGAGTTTCACGTTGGCTCCAAGCCGGATGCTGCCCGCCTCCGGCTTCAGAACACCGGCGATCGCCTTGATCAAAGACGATTTTCCGATGCCGTTGGGGCCGATCAGCGCGACCCGTTCGCCGCGGGTGATGTGCAGGTTCAGATTGCGGAACAGCCGCTTGTCGCCGTAAGAGAGCGACAGACCTTCCACCGTCAGCACATCATGGCCGCTTTGCCGCTCAACCGTGAAGGAAAAATGGGCCTGTTCCTGCGATGTGACCGGCTTGTCCAACCGCTCCATTTTTTCCAGCAGCTTGCGCCTGCTTTGCGCCCGTTTCGATGTGGTGGCGCGGGCGATGTTGCGCCGGATAAAATCTTCCATGCGGGCGATTTCCGCCTGCTGTTGTTCGTAGCGTTTGACCTGCAGGGCGAGCTCCGCCTCTTTTTGCTCGAGAAACGCCGAGTAGTTGCCCGTGTACCTGCGGATGCTACCGCGGTCCAGTTCGTAGACCACCTGGACCAGGCTGTCGAGAAAATAGCGGTCGTGCGAGACGAGCAACAGAGCCCCGGGATAGTTCTTCAAGTAATTTTCGAGCCAAGTGACGGTAGGCAGGTCGAGATAGTTGGTCGGCTCGTCGAGGATCAGCAGAGTCGGCTGCTGCAGCAGCAGCTTGCCGAGCGCCAGCCGCGTTTTCTGGCCG
The window above is part of the Effusibacillus pohliae DSM 22757 genome. Proteins encoded here:
- a CDS encoding ABC-F family ATP-binding cassette domain-containing protein, with product MIVLSASQITKSFGADVILNGATLAVHAGERVGLVGANGAGKSTLLKIITGELTADSGEVHIGKNATVGYLSQQTGIRSDKTVYREMRDVYADLFALEQRIRNLEQKMSDPQVYGNESLYQPLASEYTALTQEFSDRQGYAVEAKVRSILTGLDFPEAMWEQPVQSLSGGQKTRLALGKLLLQQPTLLILDEPTNYLDLPTVTWLENYLKNYPGALLLVSHDRYFLDSLVQVVYELDRGSIRRYTGNYSAFLEQKEAELALQVKRYEQQQAEIARMEDFIRRNIARATTSKRAQSRRKLLEKMERLDKPVTSQEQAHFSFTVERQSGHDVLTVEGLSLSYGDKRLFRNLNLHITRGERVALIGPNGIGKSSLIKAIAGVLKPEAGSIRLGANVKLGYYTQEQEDLSPHKTVLDEVWDAFPKLDHTRIRTVLGHFLFSGDEVLKPVASLSGGERSRVALAKLMLLQANFMLLDEPTNHLDLLSKEMLEVALDDYPGTLLFISHDRYFLNRIATRIIELTEKGLASFLGNYDDYLEKKSELAAMRQSGLLPEPDPTHHPTTGQAASVPPPGERSPASPHGSLSKEERERQRQAERQRQREERKRLQRIEQVERQIEQTEAEIASLEADLCRPEVFNDPNRAQATSQAYQAAKERLEQLYGEWEMLQQG